A single region of the Chryseobacterium culicis genome encodes:
- a CDS encoding TlpA family protein disulfide reductase — MKKLILIFMMGIFGISYSQKVPTVLKTGFSKEALQQKLEDEEGKAITIQQILNQHKGKVLVIDFWAGWCRDCLNALPKAKELEENNKNIDFVFLSLDRSKEGFEKSLERFDMKNKENYWFSTGWKNDFNNYVDLNWIPRYMVIDQKSSIAKYYAISPEDPELQQTIDKLLK, encoded by the coding sequence ATGAAAAAGTTGATATTAATTTTTATGATGGGTATTTTTGGGATAAGCTATTCACAAAAAGTCCCCACTGTCCTTAAAACAGGATTTTCAAAAGAAGCTTTACAGCAAAAACTGGAAGATGAAGAAGGAAAAGCCATTACCATTCAGCAGATTCTAAATCAGCATAAAGGAAAAGTTTTAGTCATTGATTTTTGGGCAGGATGGTGCAGAGATTGTTTAAATGCCCTTCCAAAAGCTAAGGAATTAGAAGAAAATAACAAGAATATTGATTTTGTATTTCTATCATTAGACCGTTCAAAAGAAGGGTTTGAAAAAAGTCTTGAAAGATTTGATATGAAAAACAAAGAAAATTATTGGTTTTCTACAGGCTGGAAAAATGATTTTAACAATTATGTGGATCTTAACTGGATTCCCAGATATATGGTTATTGATCAGAAATCTTCTATTGCAAAATATTATGCAATTTCCCCCGAAGATCCGGAACTTCAGCAAACCATTGACAAACTTTTAAAATAA
- a CDS encoding GNAT family N-acetyltransferase yields MITREATEKDLEILLEFEQGVITAERPFNSTLIEGEIHYYDLKFLIQSPDATVIVAEENNEVIASGYALIKKSEKYYNQFEKYSYLGFMYVKPEHRGKGINKVITDELISWSKSRGISEVRLDVYAQNESAIKAYEKAGFEPHLLTMRLK; encoded by the coding sequence ATGATCACAAGAGAAGCTACAGAAAAGGATTTAGAAATTCTTTTAGAATTTGAACAGGGAGTGATTACTGCTGAAAGACCTTTCAACAGTACACTTATTGAAGGAGAGATCCATTATTATGATTTAAAATTTCTGATCCAATCTCCTGATGCAACTGTAATTGTTGCTGAAGAGAATAATGAAGTCATTGCATCTGGGTATGCTCTGATTAAAAAGTCAGAAAAATATTACAACCAATTTGAAAAGTATTCTTATCTAGGTTTTATGTATGTAAAGCCGGAGCATAGAGGAAAAGGAATCAATAAAGTGATTACCGATGAACTCATTTCCTGGTCAAAATCAAGGGGAATCAGTGAGGTAAGACTTGATGTATATGCTCAAAATGAATCTGCTATCAAAGCTTATGAAAAGGCAGGTTTTGAACCTCATCTTCTCACCATGAGACTGAAATAG
- the dinB gene encoding DNA polymerase IV, protein MDFSLPLRKIIHVDMDAFYASVEQHDNPTLKGKPIAVGGQHRGVVAAASYEARKYGVRSAMPSKTAKEKCPQLIFVPPRFARYKEISKKIREIFYEYTDLVEPLSLDEAYLDVTENKKGMESANLIAKEIRQKIFEQTGLTASAGISINKFLAKVASDINKPNGQKTIHPDKMEHFLEELSVEKFYGVGKVTANKMFSLGIYKGKDLKKRSLEDLVRLFGKSGQHYYNVVRGIHTSEVKPHRIQKSVAVERTFFEDLLDEQQINEKLESLAEEIHQRLQKNNILGRTLTLKIKYKDFSLFTRSITREDYFSSPEQYFNTGKKLWELRPFDKAVRLLGLSLSQLNTEEKKQVSVQLKIPFEEFENE, encoded by the coding sequence ATGGATTTTTCTTTGCCTCTTCGTAAAATTATTCATGTGGATATGGATGCATTCTATGCTTCTGTGGAGCAGCATGATAATCCTACGTTGAAAGGCAAGCCTATAGCCGTAGGAGGCCAGCATCGCGGAGTCGTTGCAGCAGCAAGTTATGAAGCCAGAAAATATGGTGTTCGCTCCGCAATGCCCAGTAAAACAGCCAAAGAAAAATGTCCTCAGCTTATTTTTGTTCCTCCCCGATTTGCCCGATATAAAGAAATCTCCAAAAAAATCCGGGAAATTTTCTATGAATATACAGATCTGGTAGAACCTTTATCTCTGGACGAGGCCTATCTGGATGTCACTGAAAATAAAAAAGGAATGGAATCTGCCAATCTGATTGCCAAAGAAATTCGTCAGAAAATTTTTGAACAGACGGGACTTACCGCTTCTGCAGGAATTTCAATCAATAAGTTTTTAGCTAAAGTAGCTTCTGATATTAATAAACCGAATGGCCAGAAAACCATTCATCCGGATAAAATGGAGCATTTTCTGGAAGAGCTGTCGGTGGAAAAATTTTATGGTGTCGGGAAAGTTACGGCTAACAAAATGTTTAGTTTAGGTATTTATAAAGGAAAAGATTTAAAGAAGAGATCACTTGAAGATCTGGTAAGGCTCTTTGGAAAATCTGGTCAGCATTATTATAATGTAGTACGTGGGATTCATACTTCTGAAGTAAAACCTCATCGGATCCAAAAAAGTGTGGCTGTGGAAAGAACATTTTTTGAAGATCTTTTAGATGAGCAGCAGATCAATGAAAAGCTGGAAAGTCTTGCAGAGGAAATCCATCAAAGATTACAGAAAAATAATATTCTCGGAAGAACTTTAACCTTAAAAATAAAATATAAAGATTTCTCTCTTTTCACAAGAAGTATAACCAGAGAAGATTATTTTTCATCTCCGGAACAGTATTTCAATACCGGAAAAAAGCTCTGGGAACTTCGTCCCTTCGATAAGGCTGTACGCCTGCTCGGATTGTCTCTCTCCCAACTGAATACGGAAGAAAAAAAGCAGGTTTCCGTTCAACTAAAAATCCCGTTTGAGGAATTTGAAAATGAGTAG
- a CDS encoding alpha-amylase produces the protein MNPTMIQFFHWYSEGDGKLWKEAEKQAKYLAKLGITSVWFPPAYKGTNGGYSIGYDAYDLYDLGEFDQKGTIPTKYGTKNDYTKAIKALKKQSIQVIVDIVLGHKAGGDELEKFKVVKVDEENREKVISDIIEIESYTQFTFPGRGKKYSDFEWNFTCFSGVDYAEGMDSHIYKIQSEYGNDWEEMIDDEKGNYDYLMYNDIEHRNPFVREELNNWAKWYFDQTDFDGVRLDALKHISFDFYKEWLSLLRSNSGKNIFAVGEYWAPGYLHLLQKYIEVTEGCMSLFDSSLQNNFHNASKEGGSYDLRRIFDETLTQADPMHAVSLVANHDTQPLQDLEAPVEPWFKPIAYALILLRKDGYPCVFYPDLYGAHYVDKDREGNDQEIFMPKVDGIEALLKARKDHAYGEQHDYFEDANCLGWVRTGDDKHTGCAVVLSNKESYHKPMEMGTLYAGKKFKDLLKRCKDKVIIDENGWGNFPVPAGNVSVWIPE, from the coding sequence ATGAATCCAACCATGATCCAATTTTTTCACTGGTATTCTGAAGGTGACGGAAAATTGTGGAAAGAAGCCGAAAAACAGGCCAAATATTTAGCAAAACTTGGAATTACTTCTGTATGGTTTCCTCCTGCCTACAAAGGGACAAATGGCGGTTATTCCATCGGATATGATGCCTATGACCTGTATGATCTTGGAGAATTTGATCAAAAGGGAACCATTCCTACCAAATACGGGACTAAAAACGATTATACAAAAGCCATTAAAGCTTTAAAGAAACAGAGTATACAGGTTATTGTAGACATTGTTCTGGGACATAAAGCCGGAGGTGATGAACTGGAAAAATTCAAGGTTGTAAAAGTAGATGAGGAAAACAGGGAAAAAGTAATTTCCGATATCATCGAAATAGAATCATATACCCAATTTACGTTTCCCGGAAGAGGAAAAAAATATTCTGATTTTGAATGGAACTTTACCTGCTTCAGCGGTGTGGATTATGCTGAAGGCATGGATTCTCATATCTATAAAATACAGTCAGAATATGGAAATGACTGGGAGGAAATGATTGATGACGAGAAAGGAAATTACGACTATCTGATGTATAATGACATTGAACACCGGAATCCTTTTGTACGGGAAGAGCTCAACAATTGGGCAAAATGGTATTTTGACCAGACAGATTTCGATGGGGTAAGACTGGATGCTTTAAAACATATTTCTTTTGATTTTTATAAAGAGTGGCTTTCCCTGCTTCGTTCCAATTCCGGAAAAAATATTTTCGCTGTAGGAGAATACTGGGCTCCGGGATATCTTCATCTGCTTCAAAAATATATTGAAGTAACGGAAGGCTGCATGAGTCTTTTTGACAGCTCCCTGCAGAATAATTTCCACAATGCCTCAAAAGAAGGCGGTTCTTATGATCTCCGAAGAATTTTTGATGAAACCCTCACTCAGGCAGATCCTATGCATGCTGTAAGTTTAGTTGCAAATCATGACACACAACCTCTGCAGGATCTTGAAGCTCCTGTAGAACCATGGTTTAAACCTATTGCTTATGCTCTTATTTTGTTGAGAAAAGACGGTTATCCATGTGTATTTTATCCCGATCTCTATGGAGCTCATTATGTGGATAAAGACAGAGAAGGTAATGATCAGGAAATTTTCATGCCTAAAGTAGATGGCATTGAAGCGTTATTAAAAGCGCGAAAAGATCATGCTTATGGTGAGCAACATGATTATTTTGAGGATGCCAACTGCCTTGGCTGGGTACGTACAGGAGATGATAAACATACCGGATGTGCTGTTGTTCTAAGCAATAAAGAGTCTTACCATAAACCTATGGAAATGGGAACATTGTATGCCGGAAAAAAATTTAAAGACCTTTTGAAAAGATGTAAAGATAAAGTGATCATTGATGAAAACGGCTGGGGAAATTTCCCTGTTCCGGCAGGAAATGTAAGCGTCTGGATTCCTGAATAA
- a CDS encoding carboxylesterase family protein: protein MTPNQQNTTIFETRFGRIIALKDDGIIRIKSIRYACSERFQKPVPLEYSSSSLITSPEKTPVCPQSLSPLVEKMIGATPVESFEADEATQYLSITRPEIISENEKLPVVVWIHGGSHEIGCGDLATADPAEWVKEQHIIVVTVSYRLGLFGFLGGDEKRPANLGLLDMIEALRWIKKYIAEVGGDENNITLLGQSSGGDAIAHLMISEGIEDLFQRVIIQSAPLGLRHKRQKMSAEFLKKTEVLKDETDVLKMMDEYGRFLPSVIKYGLKAAMPFGTQYGFFPLCKEEESLDMWKKNAPKYDILIGFNNDETAFYLKTSEALNKYFGKGLGLKIMDKTVEKTTELIYGTPAKQFAQNISDAGGNVYLFRIHSKLKDNPIGAPHCIDLPLIFGNESAWKSSELLKDIPWSRIHEHGEKLRALWAEFARTGKIADTSERPEILELRKVQPHI from the coding sequence ATGACACCAAATCAGCAGAACACCACTATTTTCGAGACTCGTTTCGGGAGAATTATTGCATTAAAAGATGATGGAATAATCAGAATTAAAAGTATTCGCTATGCCTGTTCTGAGAGGTTTCAAAAACCTGTTCCTTTAGAGTATTCTTCATCATCACTTATTACTTCTCCTGAAAAAACTCCGGTCTGTCCACAGTCTTTAAGTCCGCTTGTGGAAAAAATGATAGGAGCAACTCCTGTTGAAAGTTTCGAGGCTGATGAAGCTACGCAATACCTTTCCATAACCCGTCCGGAAATCATATCTGAAAATGAAAAATTACCTGTTGTAGTCTGGATTCATGGAGGCTCTCATGAAATAGGCTGTGGTGATCTTGCTACTGCCGATCCTGCCGAATGGGTGAAAGAACAACATATCATCGTAGTTACGGTTTCCTATCGTTTGGGGCTTTTTGGATTCCTGGGAGGAGATGAAAAAAGACCTGCGAATCTTGGACTGCTGGATATGATTGAAGCATTGAGGTGGATTAAAAAATATATCGCAGAGGTAGGAGGTGATGAAAACAATATTACCCTTCTCGGCCAGTCTTCAGGAGGTGATGCCATTGCCCATCTTATGATCTCAGAAGGAATAGAAGATTTATTTCAGCGGGTGATTATTCAGAGTGCTCCGTTGGGGCTTCGTCATAAAAGACAGAAAATGTCTGCGGAATTTCTGAAAAAAACAGAAGTATTGAAAGATGAAACCGATGTTCTAAAAATGATGGATGAGTACGGTAGATTTTTACCATCTGTGATAAAGTATGGTTTGAAAGCGGCAATGCCCTTTGGTACCCAATATGGATTCTTCCCTTTGTGTAAAGAAGAAGAGTCGTTGGACATGTGGAAAAAGAATGCTCCAAAATATGATATACTGATAGGGTTTAATAATGACGAAACTGCATTTTACCTTAAAACTTCCGAGGCTTTAAACAAATATTTCGGAAAAGGATTGGGCTTAAAAATCATGGATAAAACGGTTGAGAAAACTACAGAATTGATTTACGGAACTCCGGCAAAACAGTTTGCTCAGAATATTTCTGATGCCGGAGGAAATGTTTACCTCTTCAGAATTCATTCAAAATTGAAAGACAACCCTATCGGAGCACCACATTGTATTGATCTTCCTTTGATTTTTGGAAATGAATCAGCCTGGAAATCATCTGAACTGCTGAAAGATATTCCATGGAGCCGTATTCATGAGCATGGTGAAAAATTAAGAGCTCTCTGGGCGGAATTTGCCCGTACCGGAAAAATAGCTGACACCTCCGAAAGACCAGAAATTCTGGAACTCAGAAAAGTTCAGCCGCATATCTAA
- a CDS encoding helix-turn-helix domain-containing protein, which produces MENQEVEIYNTVSEYNKMANHETLHPLVSVIDFSKSDPICQYKRKFGFYTVFLKDVMCGDMQYGKHSYDYQEGTLVFIAPGQTYGIYNKDRHVQPAGFALIFHPDLIKGTNLGKNMKDYSFFSYDVHEALHLSEKEREVVLDCFKNIKLELEQAIDKHSKSLIVNNIELFLNYCMRFYDRQFITRDHINQGVIGKFENLVDDYLKSENPKNIGFPMVNYFAEKLNLSANYFGDLIKKELGISAQEFIHNKLIDIAKEQILDQAKTISEISYDLGFKYPQHFTRLFKTKVGISPSEYKILN; this is translated from the coding sequence ATGGAAAATCAGGAGGTTGAAATCTATAATACGGTCTCGGAATATAATAAAATGGCCAATCATGAAACGCTGCACCCTTTGGTGAGTGTGATTGATTTTTCTAAATCTGATCCTATTTGTCAGTATAAAAGAAAATTTGGGTTTTATACCGTTTTCCTGAAAGATGTTATGTGCGGAGACATGCAGTATGGCAAACACAGCTATGACTATCAGGAAGGGACATTGGTTTTTATTGCTCCGGGGCAGACCTATGGAATTTATAATAAAGACAGACATGTTCAGCCTGCAGGATTCGCATTAATTTTTCATCCGGATTTAATAAAAGGAACCAACTTAGGGAAGAATATGAAAGACTATTCATTTTTCTCTTATGATGTACATGAAGCGCTCCACCTCTCTGAAAAAGAAAGAGAAGTTGTCCTGGATTGTTTTAAAAATATAAAACTGGAACTGGAGCAGGCTATTGATAAACACAGCAAATCTTTAATTGTTAATAATATTGAACTGTTCCTGAATTACTGCATGCGTTTTTATGACCGCCAGTTTATTACAAGAGATCATATCAACCAGGGAGTTATTGGGAAATTTGAAAATCTTGTAGATGATTATTTGAAATCTGAAAATCCCAAAAATATTGGTTTCCCTATGGTTAATTACTTTGCAGAAAAACTGAATCTTTCTGCCAATTATTTCGGAGATCTTATCAAAAAAGAACTGGGAATTTCCGCTCAGGAATTTATTCACAACAAACTTATTGATATCGCCAAAGAACAGATTCTGGATCAGGCAAAAACAATCAGCGAAATTTCTTATGATTTAGGCTTTAAATATCCACAACATTTTACAAGACTTTTTAAAACCAAAGTGGGAATTTCTCCGAGTGAGTATAAAATCCTGAACTAA
- a CDS encoding cupin domain-containing protein encodes METFNTNIFPKGEKASPDYFSGGTAWVHILKPNEDNLNCKIGNVIFEAGCRNNWHSHGGGQILIVTSGTGFYQEKGKPAQVLNPGDVVNILPDVIHWHGAAPDSSFTHIAINPNTQNGIVEWLQPVTDEEYNNL; translated from the coding sequence ATGGAAACTTTTAATACCAACATTTTTCCAAAAGGAGAAAAGGCTTCCCCAGATTATTTTTCCGGCGGAACAGCATGGGTTCATATCCTTAAACCCAATGAAGACAATTTGAACTGTAAGATCGGGAATGTGATTTTCGAAGCAGGATGCAGAAATAACTGGCATTCTCATGGAGGTGGGCAGATTTTAATCGTAACTTCAGGAACAGGATTTTATCAGGAAAAAGGAAAACCAGCACAGGTTCTAAACCCTGGAGATGTTGTTAATATCCTTCCAGATGTTATCCATTGGCATGGAGCAGCTCCGGACAGTTCGTTTACCCATATTGCCATCAATCCTAATACCCAAAACGGAATCGTAGAATGGCTGCAGCCTGTAACAGATGAAGAATATAATAATTTATAA
- a CDS encoding NAD(P)-dependent alcohol dehydrogenase — MSTITVKAYGAASTTADLKEMNIERREVTSKDVEIEILYCGVCHSDLHTARNDWGGSLYPVVPGHEIVGRITKVGSDVSKFKVGDLAGVGCIVDSCGHCDSCQHDLEQYCLNGFTGTYNGKDKHLGGHTFGGYSQRVVVDSHHVLKVPENLDLAAVAPLLCAGITTWSPLKHWNVGPGSKVAVVGLGGLGHMAIKLAKGLGAEVTLFSRTPGKTDDAKQLGADHVIISTDDAQMDSVKGKFDVIIDTVPYVHDVNPYVATLNINGTHVLVGYLGGLEPILNTVPMIMGRKSVAGSVIGGIAETQELLDFCGEHNIVSEIEMIKMQDINEAYERMLKSDVRYRFVIDMQSL; from the coding sequence ATGAGTACAATCACAGTAAAAGCTTATGGTGCAGCGTCTACCACAGCAGATCTGAAAGAAATGAATATTGAAAGAAGAGAAGTAACTTCAAAAGATGTAGAGATTGAAATTCTATACTGCGGGGTATGCCACTCTGATCTTCATACAGCAAGAAACGACTGGGGCGGATCTTTGTATCCTGTAGTTCCGGGACATGAAATCGTAGGAAGAATCACAAAAGTAGGAAGCGACGTTTCCAAATTTAAAGTAGGTGATCTTGCAGGAGTAGGATGTATTGTAGATTCCTGCGGTCATTGTGATAGCTGTCAGCATGATCTTGAACAATATTGCCTAAATGGTTTCACAGGAACATATAATGGAAAAGACAAGCATTTGGGAGGCCATACTTTTGGAGGATATTCTCAAAGAGTAGTTGTAGATTCTCATCACGTTTTAAAAGTACCTGAAAATCTTGACCTTGCTGCTGTAGCGCCTCTACTTTGTGCAGGTATTACGACATGGTCACCTTTAAAACACTGGAATGTAGGTCCTGGTTCTAAAGTAGCTGTTGTAGGTTTGGGAGGTCTGGGTCATATGGCTATTAAATTAGCAAAAGGACTGGGAGCTGAAGTTACTTTATTCTCCAGAACTCCGGGAAAAACGGATGATGCTAAACAACTGGGAGCTGATCATGTTATTATTTCTACTGATGACGCACAAATGGATTCTGTAAAAGGGAAATTCGATGTGATTATTGATACGGTTCCTTATGTACATGATGTAAATCCGTATGTAGCCACTTTAAATATCAACGGAACGCATGTTCTTGTGGGATATCTTGGAGGTTTAGAACCTATCCTTAATACGGTTCCTATGATTATGGGAAGAAAATCTGTAGCAGGTTCAGTGATCGGTGGTATTGCTGAAACGCAGGAATTACTGGATTTCTGTGGGGAGCACAATATCGTTTCAGAAATTGAAATGATCAAAATGCAGGACATCAACGAGGCATATGAAAGAATGTTGAAAAGTGATGTAAGATACCGTTTCGTCATTGATATGCAGTCTTTATAA
- a CDS encoding winged helix-turn-helix transcriptional regulator: MTAIKESSTIQENKKTVQDCPVMYVMERIGGFWKPIILFNLSTGEKRYSELKKAIPAVTEKMLIQHLKQLEADGLIIRTAKPVVPPHVTYKLSEAGNELAPVIDAMAAWAFQDMERNDNKCAEGNRYITNQDQNAFSQNLKK; encoded by the coding sequence ATGACAGCGATCAAAGAAAGTTCAACCATTCAGGAGAATAAAAAAACAGTGCAGGATTGTCCTGTAATGTATGTTATGGAAAGAATTGGCGGGTTCTGGAAACCAATCATCCTGTTTAATCTTTCCACAGGAGAAAAAAGATACAGCGAATTGAAAAAAGCAATTCCTGCCGTAACGGAAAAAATGCTCATCCAGCATCTGAAACAGCTTGAAGCTGACGGGTTAATTATCAGGACAGCAAAACCTGTAGTACCGCCTCATGTGACTTATAAACTGAGTGAAGCGGGTAATGAACTGGCTCCCGTTATTGATGCCATGGCAGCATGGGCTTTTCAGGACATGGAAAGAAATGATAATAAATGTGCTGAAGGAAACAGATATATAACGAATCAGGATCAGAATGCTTTTAGCCAAAATCTGAAAAAATAA